The Candidatus Cloacimonadota bacterium genome window below encodes:
- a CDS encoding SurA N-terminal domain-containing protein yields the protein MKRNTILAIIALMLFACAGPREDTAGIINSERISATEFINTYRSFTANFQLENQRMPVNEEKLDIYKETWNYLTRKVVLQQSFKHYKIQVSEQEVLDTLLSNIPPFILNNPTLMINGKFSHDLYNQSLRYDSPLNMSAIRKSYLESYVPAQKLKEKMIDEDLANKKKSGRIAEIAVSKADFDLVIFDPLAMEPILTDSEIEAYYQRDLKRFAMDPIYSIKYLSLPVTPRDEDKSFTAAIADSIFNQLSSGKSFETVIQERQEQLPGLSLLDPGFVLIENIDPRILPILEILLDNKYSNPLAIGQGYAIYQKLQRSKSMLSYRALQIPPILSPNTINAQYSHALAALNLARELGMETTADELGLTLDIKDNLSVKDLWYGDKVVVENVISKLMNHKKGDYLDPIYSTITGNWLVIQLTENQVNRVYPLEKVKHIIVPELTEMRQQSMARQKAENWLKENPDLRVVSGRDRVQQYQKSGIDSQYAGKSLKLVYLRAIDRHLSKKKPEVDSIGDLSVILIPRQYYPANGVSPDRDSLRDLYTKQKDPNWFEKWLHNQINKANIRVFVNP from the coding sequence ATGAAACGCAATACAATCCTCGCCATAATAGCTCTGATGCTTTTTGCCTGTGCCGGTCCTCGGGAAGATACTGCTGGGATCATCAATTCCGAACGAATCTCTGCCACGGAGTTTATCAATACATACAGAAGCTTCACGGCCAACTTTCAGCTTGAAAACCAACGTATGCCTGTCAACGAAGAGAAGTTGGATATCTACAAGGAAACCTGGAACTACCTTACTCGTAAAGTTGTGCTGCAACAGAGCTTCAAGCATTACAAGATCCAAGTAAGCGAACAGGAAGTTCTAGACACTCTGCTTTCAAATATCCCACCTTTTATCCTGAACAATCCTACTCTGATGATCAACGGTAAATTTAGCCATGACCTCTATAACCAGTCATTGCGTTACGACAGTCCTTTGAATATGTCAGCCATCCGCAAATCTTACCTGGAGTCTTATGTACCTGCTCAGAAGCTGAAAGAGAAGATGATCGACGAAGATCTGGCAAACAAAAAAAAGAGCGGTCGAATAGCCGAAATAGCGGTTAGTAAAGCGGATTTTGATCTTGTGATCTTCGATCCCCTGGCCATGGAGCCAATACTGACAGACAGCGAGATCGAAGCATATTATCAGCGCGATCTGAAACGTTTTGCCATGGATCCCATCTATAGTATTAAATACTTGAGCTTGCCTGTAACTCCGCGTGATGAAGACAAATCCTTTACCGCTGCCATTGCGGACAGCATTTTTAATCAACTAAGCTCCGGCAAGAGCTTTGAGACTGTTATTCAAGAAAGACAGGAACAACTGCCTGGTTTGAGCTTACTGGATCCGGGTTTTGTGTTGATAGAGAATATTGATCCGAGGATCCTGCCTATACTGGAGATACTGCTGGATAACAAATATAGCAATCCATTGGCTATTGGACAAGGTTACGCAATCTACCAAAAGCTTCAGCGCAGTAAATCCATGCTAAGCTACCGGGCTCTGCAGATCCCCCCCATTCTATCTCCAAATACCATAAACGCCCAATACAGTCATGCCCTGGCAGCATTGAATCTTGCCAGGGAACTGGGCATGGAAACCACCGCAGATGAGTTGGGACTGACCCTTGATATCAAGGATAATCTCTCAGTTAAAGACCTCTGGTACGGCGATAAAGTAGTTGTTGAAAACGTAATCAGTAAACTGATGAATCACAAGAAAGGTGACTATCTGGATCCCATTTACTCCACCATCACCGGAAACTGGTTGGTGATTCAGCTCACTGAAAACCAAGTTAACCGAGTGTATCCTTTGGAGAAAGTGAAGCACATCATTGTTCCTGAACTGACGGAGATGAGGCAACAAAGTATGGCGCGGCAGAAAGCCGAGAATTGGTTAAAGGAAAACCCCGACCTGCGCGTAGTAAGCGGTAGAGACAGGGTACAGCAATACCAGAAGAGCGGTATAGATAGCCAATACGCAGGCAAATCCTTGAAACTCGTGTACCTCAGGGCTATTGATCGGCATCTGAGTAAAAAGAAACCTGAAGTAGATAGTATCGGTGATCTCTCTGTGATACTAATCCCAAGGCAATATTATCCTGCAAACGGTGTCAGCCCGGATCGAGATTCTCTTAGAGATCTGTACACCAAACAAAAGGACCCCAATTGGTTTGAAAAATGGCTGCATAATCAGATCAATAAAGCCAATATCCGGGTTTTTGTAAATCCATGA
- the tadA gene encoding tRNA adenosine(34) deaminase TadA has protein sequence MNDDYFMKIALEEAEIAAGEDEIPVGACLVKDQHVILRDHNRTRQNNNPMAHAEKMILDQAQNMDYKYLQDCTLYITLEPCLMCSGMIILSRIGKVVFGCYDPKSGAAGSIYNTLWDNSFNHRPEMIRGVLAPECALVLTDFFKKKR, from the coding sequence ATGAACGATGATTACTTCATGAAGATAGCCCTGGAAGAAGCAGAGATAGCCGCAGGAGAAGATGAGATTCCCGTAGGAGCATGCCTGGTAAAGGATCAACACGTGATCCTGAGAGATCATAACCGTACCAGGCAAAACAACAACCCTATGGCCCACGCTGAAAAAATGATCCTAGACCAAGCTCAAAACATGGATTATAAGTATCTGCAAGATTGCACTTTGTACATTACTCTTGAACCCTGCCTGATGTGCAGTGGCATGATTATCCTAAGCCGAATAGGAAAAGTGGTATTTGGTTGCTACGATCCCAAATCCGGTGCTGCAGGATCCATATACAACACACTTTGGGATAATAGCTTCAATCACCGTCCCGAGATGATACGGGGTGTGCTGGCTCCAGAATGTGCTTTGGTCTTGACAGATTTCTTCAAGAAAAAACGTTGA
- a CDS encoding DUF3795 domain-containing protein, with product MTIPLSPCGIDCQICDAFKATNTNDQDLFKKLQDNYKQQFNKDIAIEDLACDGCSSVGIHISFCAVCEIRVCAISKGYATCAECSDFPCTKGSFIWTSNSVSKANLEALRKD from the coding sequence ATGACAATACCATTATCGCCCTGCGGCATCGATTGCCAAATCTGCGATGCCTTCAAAGCTACTAATACAAACGACCAAGACTTGTTTAAAAAGCTGCAAGATAACTACAAGCAGCAGTTTAACAAGGACATCGCCATAGAAGATCTTGCTTGTGACGGTTGCTCCTCTGTAGGCATACACATAAGCTTCTGCGCTGTGTGCGAAATTCGCGTTTGTGCCATCTCTAAAGGCTACGCTACTTGTGCCGAATGTTCAGATTTTCCTTGCACAAAAGGTAGTTTTATCTGGACTAGCAACTCCGTATCGAAGGCCAATCTAGAAGCATTGCGCAAGGATTAG
- a CDS encoding phosphotransferase: protein MKTKLEHYPVTRANFGFIHNDIHPKNILLSPSAMHLIDFDRSCRHFFVQDIANAIYSEYSRIGFHSKHKAALADMLKLFVKPFIESYIETYPTLAEDLIALEQFIMYRRIVMFAIFHDEVKAAAPAYLEEFRQGIVQNTKFLPFDTSDLL from the coding sequence ATGAAGACGAAGCTGGAGCATTATCCGGTCACAAGAGCAAACTTCGGCTTTATCCACAACGATATACACCCCAAGAATATCCTGCTCAGCCCATCTGCCATGCATCTTATAGATTTTGATCGCAGTTGCCGCCATTTCTTCGTGCAAGATATTGCCAATGCTATATATAGCGAGTACTCACGCATTGGATTTCATTCAAAACACAAGGCGGCCTTAGCGGATATGCTTAAGCTTTTTGTGAAGCCTTTCATAGAATCCTACATCGAAACTTATCCTACACTTGCAGAAGACCTTATCGCTTTGGAGCAGTTCATTATGTATAGGCGAATTGTGATGTTTGCTATCTTCCACGATGAAGTAAAAGCTGCAGCTCCAGCTTATTTGGAAGAGTTCAGGCAGGGTATCGTACAGAATACCAAATTCCTTCCTTTCGATACTTCAGATCTATTATGA